One window of the Rhipicephalus sanguineus isolate Rsan-2018 chromosome 4, BIME_Rsan_1.4, whole genome shotgun sequence genome contains the following:
- the LOC119390833 gene encoding uncharacterized protein DKFZp434B061-like isoform X5: protein MNPPQHLPLPLLISIVDKGPNIGVVSESTRTSLTAKPSLRATGHALLKGETVAIPPAISPTFMPSNAKPALVNVPVTGMPTGAITQTGSLESGPGKMTPPQHLPLQPLTTIVDKGPNIGVSESTKTSLTGKLSLEAKGHALLKEETAAIPAALTPTLASSSGKPALVNVSVTGMPVGAITKTGSLESGRGKITPPQHLPLQPLTTIVDKGPNIGVVSESTRTSLTAKPSLRATGHALLKGETVAIPPAISPTFMPSAAKPDLENVPVTGMPSGTIAKTGSVGSGTEKMTPPQHLPLQPHISIVAKGRNTGVVSEPDMAALTAKPSLEATGSAVLKEETGASTNQPIQQATGREALNAEAAAINPVLSSAGTARLAQPPLVSASLSGATTDIPKIGPLKSEKRHILNPLHLLLERQLVTSAKGRNGAGFIEPMKTGTYEGAIHEATGNAPIQRELSTIHPHSLRTYTSRVQMSPINVLLTNTPVLATSSLERDMRNRTKAVHLPLMQHFGIVGKEHSKSRLMELNMTGNIEPATVQAIGNTAVKPEAAAIPSILSPSGTPVASLNQTLFEFHKNHTAGNTKSFRDRIASFWASVVKFFKKITPSFFKSTE, encoded by the exons ATGAATCCACCACAACATTTGCCATTGCCGCTGCTCATCAGTATCGTAGATAAGGGACCAAATATAGGCGTTGTTAGCGAGTCCACTAGGACTTCACTTACTGCGAAACCTAGTCTTAGAGCCACAGGACACGCCTTATTGAAAGGAGAAACAGTGGCAATTCCCCCAGCTATATCCCCCACTTTTATGCCAAGTAATGCAAAACCAGCCTTAGTAAATGTTCCAGTAACAGGCATGCCTACGGGTGCCATCACGCAGACAGGGTCATTAGAAAGTGGTCCAGGAAAAATGACTCCACCACAACATTTGCCATTGCAGCCACTCACCACTATCGTAGATAAGGGACCAAATATAGGTGTTAGCGAGTCCACTAAGACTTCACTTACTGGGAAACTTAGCCTTGAAGCCAAAGGACACGCCTTATTGAAAGAAGAAACAGCGGCCATTCCCGCAGCCTTGACTCCAACTCTTGCATCAAGTTCTGGAAAACCAGCCTTAGTAAATGTTTCAGTAACAGGCATGCCTGTGGGTGCCATCACGAAGACAGGGTCATTAGAAAGTG GTCGAGGAAAAATTACTCCACCGCAACATTTGCCATTGCAGCCACTCACCACTATCGTAGATAAGGGACCAAATATAG GCGTTGTTAGCGAGTCCACTAGGACTTCACTTACTGCGAAACCTAGTCTTAGAGCCACAGGACACGCCCTATTGAAAGGAGAAACAGTGGCAATTCCCCCAGCTATATCCCCCACTTTTATGCCAAGTGCTGCAAAACCAGACTTAGAAAATGTTCCAGTAACAGGCATGCCTTCGGGTACCATCGCGAAGACAGGGTCCGTGGGAAGTGGTACAGAAAAAATGACTCCACCGCAGCATTTGCCattgcagccgcacatcagtatCGTAGCTAAGGGACGAAATACAGGCGTTGTTAGCGAGCCTGATATGGCTGCACTTACTGCGAAACCTAGCCTTGAAGCCACAGGAAGCGCAGTGTTAAAAGAAGAAACAGGGGCAAGTACTAATCAACCTATTCAGCAAGCCACAGGACGTGAAGCTCTAAATGCAGAAGCTGCCGCTATTAACCCAGTCTTATCATCTGCTGGTACTGCAAGATTAGCGCAGCCACCGTTAGTAAGTGCGTCATTATCTGGTGCGACTACAGACATCCCGAAGATTGGCCCGCTAAAAAGCGAAAAGCGACATATATTGAATCCACTACATTTGCTATTGGAGCGGCAATTGGTCACGTCAGCTAAAGGTCGGAATGGAGCCGGGTTTATAGAGCCAATGAAAACTGGAACTTATGAGGGTGCTATCcatgaagccaccggtaatgcaCCTATTCAAAGAGAACTTTCAACGATCCACCCACATTCATTACGTACTTATACAAGTAGAGTGCAAATGTCTCCAATAAATGTACTATTAACCAATACTCCAGTCTTGGCAACAAGCTCCCTCGAAAGGGACATGCGAAATAGAACAAAGGCAGTGCATTTGCCATTGATGCAGCACTTCGGCATTGTGGGTAAGGAGCACAGCAAATCCCGATTGATGGAGCTCAATATGACTGGAAATATTGAGCCTGCAACCGTTCAAGCGATTGGAAACACAGCAGTAAAACCAGAAGCTGCAGCTATTCCGTCAATTTTGTCGCCCAGTGGAACGCCTGTAGCATCATTGAATCAAACACTTTTTGAATTCCATAAGAACCACACAGCGGGAAATACCAAATCTTTTCGAGATCGCATCGCTTCATTCTGGGCCTCCGTTGTAAAATTTTTCAAGAAAATTACGCCTAGTTTCTTTAAAAGCACGGAATAA
- the LOC119390833 gene encoding uncharacterized protein DKFZp434B061-like isoform X6, whose translation MPTGAITKTGSLESGPGKMTPPQHLPLQPLTTIVDKGPNIGVSESTKTSLNAKPSPEATGHALLKDETATIPPAISPTFISSAAKPALVNVPVTGMPTGAITKTGSLESGPGKMTPPQHLPLQPLTTIVDKGPNIGVVSESTRTSLTAKPSLRATGHALLKGETVAIPPAISPTFMPSAAKPDLENVPVTGMPSGTIAKTGSVGSGTEKMTPPQHLPLQPHISIVAKGRNTGVVSEPDMAALTAKPSLEATGSAVLKEETGASTNQPIQQATGREALNAEAAAINPVLSSAGTARLAQPPLVSASLSGATTDIPKIGPLKSEKRHILNPLHLLLERQLVTSAKGRNGAGFIEPMKTGTYEGAIHEATGNAPIQRELSTIHPHSLRTYTSRVQMSPINVLLTNTPVLATSSLERDMRNRTKAVHLPLMQHFGIVGKEHSKSRLMELNMTGNIEPATVQAIGNTAVKPEAAAIPSILSPSGTPVASLNQTLFEFHKNHTAGNTKSFRDRIASFWASVVKFFKKITPSFFKSTE comes from the exons ATGCCTACGGGTGCCATCACGAAGACAGGGTCATTAGAAAGTGGTCCAGGAAAAATGACTCCACCACAACATTTGCCATTGCAGCCACTCACCACTATCGTAGATAAGGGACCAAATATAGGTGTTAGCGAGTCCACTAAGACTTCACTTAATGCGAAACCTAGCCCTGAAGCCACGGGACACGCCTTATTGAAAGATGAAACAGCGACAATTCCCCCAGCTATATCCCCCACGTTTATATCAAGTGCTGCAAAACCAGCCTTAGTAAATGTTCCAGTAACAGGCATGCCTACGGGTGCCATCACGAAGACAGGGTCATTAGAAAGTGGTCCAGGAAAAATGACTCCACCACAACATTTGCCATTGCAGCCACTCACCACTATCGTAGATAAGGGACCAAATATAG GCGTTGTTAGCGAGTCCACTAGGACTTCACTTACTGCGAAACCTAGTCTTAGAGCCACAGGACACGCCCTATTGAAAGGAGAAACAGTGGCAATTCCCCCAGCTATATCCCCCACTTTTATGCCAAGTGCTGCAAAACCAGACTTAGAAAATGTTCCAGTAACAGGCATGCCTTCGGGTACCATCGCGAAGACAGGGTCCGTGGGAAGTGGTACAGAAAAAATGACTCCACCGCAGCATTTGCCattgcagccgcacatcagtatCGTAGCTAAGGGACGAAATACAGGCGTTGTTAGCGAGCCTGATATGGCTGCACTTACTGCGAAACCTAGCCTTGAAGCCACAGGAAGCGCAGTGTTAAAAGAAGAAACAGGGGCAAGTACTAATCAACCTATTCAGCAAGCCACAGGACGTGAAGCTCTAAATGCAGAAGCTGCCGCTATTAACCCAGTCTTATCATCTGCTGGTACTGCAAGATTAGCGCAGCCACCGTTAGTAAGTGCGTCATTATCTGGTGCGACTACAGACATCCCGAAGATTGGCCCGCTAAAAAGCGAAAAGCGACATATATTGAATCCACTACATTTGCTATTGGAGCGGCAATTGGTCACGTCAGCTAAAGGTCGGAATGGAGCCGGGTTTATAGAGCCAATGAAAACTGGAACTTATGAGGGTGCTATCcatgaagccaccggtaatgcaCCTATTCAAAGAGAACTTTCAACGATCCACCCACATTCATTACGTACTTATACAAGTAGAGTGCAAATGTCTCCAATAAATGTACTATTAACCAATACTCCAGTCTTGGCAACAAGCTCCCTCGAAAGGGACATGCGAAATAGAACAAAGGCAGTGCATTTGCCATTGATGCAGCACTTCGGCATTGTGGGTAAGGAGCACAGCAAATCCCGATTGATGGAGCTCAATATGACTGGAAATATTGAGCCTGCAACCGTTCAAGCGATTGGAAACACAGCAGTAAAACCAGAAGCTGCAGCTATTCCGTCAATTTTGTCGCCCAGTGGAACGCCTGTAGCATCATTGAATCAAACACTTTTTGAATTCCATAAGAACCACACAGCGGGAAATACCAAATCTTTTCGAGATCGCATCGCTTCATTCTGGGCCTCCGTTGTAAAATTTTTCAAGAAAATTACGCCTAGTTTCTTTAAAAGCACGGAATAA
- the LOC119390833 gene encoding uncharacterized protein LOC119390833 isoform X15 — MPSAAKPDLENVPVTGMPSGTIAKTGSVGSGTEKMTPPQHLPLQPHISIVAKGRNTGVVSEPDMAALTAKPSLEATGSAVLKEETGASTNQPIQQATGREALNAEAAAINPVLSSAGTARLAQPPLVSASLSGATTDIPKIGPLKSEKRHILNPLHLLLERQLVTSAKGRNGAGFIEPMKTGTYEGAIHEATGNAPIQRELSTIHPHSLRTYTSRVQMSPINVLLTNTPVLATSSLERDMRNRTKAVHLPLMQHFGIVGKEHSKSRLMELNMTGNIEPATVQAIGNTAVKPEAAAIPSILSPSGTPVASLNQTLFEFHKNHTAGNTKSFRDRIASFWASVVKFFKKITPSFFKSTE; from the coding sequence ATGCCAAGTGCTGCAAAACCAGACTTAGAAAATGTTCCAGTAACAGGCATGCCTTCGGGTACCATCGCGAAGACAGGGTCCGTGGGAAGTGGTACAGAAAAAATGACTCCACCGCAGCATTTGCCattgcagccgcacatcagtatCGTAGCTAAGGGACGAAATACAGGCGTTGTTAGCGAGCCTGATATGGCTGCACTTACTGCGAAACCTAGCCTTGAAGCCACAGGAAGCGCAGTGTTAAAAGAAGAAACAGGGGCAAGTACTAATCAACCTATTCAGCAAGCCACAGGACGTGAAGCTCTAAATGCAGAAGCTGCCGCTATTAACCCAGTCTTATCATCTGCTGGTACTGCAAGATTAGCGCAGCCACCGTTAGTAAGTGCGTCATTATCTGGTGCGACTACAGACATCCCGAAGATTGGCCCGCTAAAAAGCGAAAAGCGACATATATTGAATCCACTACATTTGCTATTGGAGCGGCAATTGGTCACGTCAGCTAAAGGTCGGAATGGAGCCGGGTTTATAGAGCCAATGAAAACTGGAACTTATGAGGGTGCTATCcatgaagccaccggtaatgcaCCTATTCAAAGAGAACTTTCAACGATCCACCCACATTCATTACGTACTTATACAAGTAGAGTGCAAATGTCTCCAATAAATGTACTATTAACCAATACTCCAGTCTTGGCAACAAGCTCCCTCGAAAGGGACATGCGAAATAGAACAAAGGCAGTGCATTTGCCATTGATGCAGCACTTCGGCATTGTGGGTAAGGAGCACAGCAAATCCCGATTGATGGAGCTCAATATGACTGGAAATATTGAGCCTGCAACCGTTCAAGCGATTGGAAACACAGCAGTAAAACCAGAAGCTGCAGCTATTCCGTCAATTTTGTCGCCCAGTGGAACGCCTGTAGCATCATTGAATCAAACACTTTTTGAATTCCATAAGAACCACACAGCGGGAAATACCAAATCTTTTCGAGATCGCATCGCTTCATTCTGGGCCTCCGTTGTAAAATTTTTCAAGAAAATTACGCCTAGTTTCTTTAAAAGCACGGAATAA
- the LOC119390833 gene encoding uncharacterized protein LOC119390833 isoform X8 has translation MNPPQHLPLPLLISIVDKGPNIGVVSESTRTSLTAKPSLRATGHALLKGETVAIPPAISPTFMPSNAKPALVNVPVTGMPTGAITQTGSLESGPGKMTPPQHLPLQPLTTIVDKGPNIGVVSESTRTSLTAKPSLRATGHALLKGETVAIPPAISPTFMPSAAKPDLENVPVTGMPSGTIAKTGSVGSGTEKMTPPQHLPLQPHISIVAKGRNTGVVSEPDMAALTAKPSLEATGSAVLKEETGASTNQPIQQATGREALNAEAAAINPVLSSAGTARLAQPPLVSASLSGATTDIPKIGPLKSEKRHILNPLHLLLERQLVTSAKGRNGAGFIEPMKTGTYEGAIHEATGNAPIQRELSTIHPHSLRTYTSRVQMSPINVLLTNTPVLATSSLERDMRNRTKAVHLPLMQHFGIVGKEHSKSRLMELNMTGNIEPATVQAIGNTAVKPEAAAIPSILSPSGTPVASLNQTLFEFHKNHTAGNTKSFRDRIASFWASVVKFFKKITPSFFKSTE, from the exons ATGAATCCACCACAACATTTGCCATTGCCGCTGCTCATCAGTATCGTAGATAAGGGACCAAATATAGGCGTTGTTAGCGAGTCCACTAGGACTTCACTTACTGCGAAACCTAGTCTTAGAGCCACAGGACACGCCTTATTGAAAGGAGAAACAGTGGCAATTCCCCCAGCTATATCCCCCACTTTTATGCCAAGTAATGCAAAACCAGCCTTAGTAAATGTTCCAGTAACAGGCATGCCTACGGGTGCCATCACGCAGACAGGGTCATTAGAAAGTGGTCCAGGAAAAATGACTCCACCACAACATTTGCCATTGCAGCCACTCACCACTATCGTAGATAAGGGACCAAATATAG GCGTTGTTAGCGAGTCCACTAGGACTTCACTTACTGCGAAACCTAGTCTTAGAGCCACAGGACACGCCCTATTGAAAGGAGAAACAGTGGCAATTCCCCCAGCTATATCCCCCACTTTTATGCCAAGTGCTGCAAAACCAGACTTAGAAAATGTTCCAGTAACAGGCATGCCTTCGGGTACCATCGCGAAGACAGGGTCCGTGGGAAGTGGTACAGAAAAAATGACTCCACCGCAGCATTTGCCattgcagccgcacatcagtatCGTAGCTAAGGGACGAAATACAGGCGTTGTTAGCGAGCCTGATATGGCTGCACTTACTGCGAAACCTAGCCTTGAAGCCACAGGAAGCGCAGTGTTAAAAGAAGAAACAGGGGCAAGTACTAATCAACCTATTCAGCAAGCCACAGGACGTGAAGCTCTAAATGCAGAAGCTGCCGCTATTAACCCAGTCTTATCATCTGCTGGTACTGCAAGATTAGCGCAGCCACCGTTAGTAAGTGCGTCATTATCTGGTGCGACTACAGACATCCCGAAGATTGGCCCGCTAAAAAGCGAAAAGCGACATATATTGAATCCACTACATTTGCTATTGGAGCGGCAATTGGTCACGTCAGCTAAAGGTCGGAATGGAGCCGGGTTTATAGAGCCAATGAAAACTGGAACTTATGAGGGTGCTATCcatgaagccaccggtaatgcaCCTATTCAAAGAGAACTTTCAACGATCCACCCACATTCATTACGTACTTATACAAGTAGAGTGCAAATGTCTCCAATAAATGTACTATTAACCAATACTCCAGTCTTGGCAACAAGCTCCCTCGAAAGGGACATGCGAAATAGAACAAAGGCAGTGCATTTGCCATTGATGCAGCACTTCGGCATTGTGGGTAAGGAGCACAGCAAATCCCGATTGATGGAGCTCAATATGACTGGAAATATTGAGCCTGCAACCGTTCAAGCGATTGGAAACACAGCAGTAAAACCAGAAGCTGCAGCTATTCCGTCAATTTTGTCGCCCAGTGGAACGCCTGTAGCATCATTGAATCAAACACTTTTTGAATTCCATAAGAACCACACAGCGGGAAATACCAAATCTTTTCGAGATCGCATCGCTTCATTCTGGGCCTCCGTTGTAAAATTTTTCAAGAAAATTACGCCTAGTTTCTTTAAAAGCACGGAATAA
- the LOC119390833 gene encoding uncharacterized protein LOC119390833 isoform X14, whose amino-acid sequence MTPPQHLPLQPLTTIVDKGPNIGVVSESTRTSLTAKPSLRATGHALLKGETVAIPPAISPTFMPSAAKPDLENVPVTGMPSGTIAKTGSVGSGTEKMTPPQHLPLQPHISIVAKGRNTGVVSEPDMAALTAKPSLEATGSAVLKEETGASTNQPIQQATGREALNAEAAAINPVLSSAGTARLAQPPLVSASLSGATTDIPKIGPLKSEKRHILNPLHLLLERQLVTSAKGRNGAGFIEPMKTGTYEGAIHEATGNAPIQRELSTIHPHSLRTYTSRVQMSPINVLLTNTPVLATSSLERDMRNRTKAVHLPLMQHFGIVGKEHSKSRLMELNMTGNIEPATVQAIGNTAVKPEAAAIPSILSPSGTPVASLNQTLFEFHKNHTAGNTKSFRDRIASFWASVVKFFKKITPSFFKSTE is encoded by the exons ATGACTCCACCACAACATTTGCCATTGCAGCCACTCACCACTATCGTAGATAAGGGACCAAATATAG GCGTTGTTAGCGAGTCCACTAGGACTTCACTTACTGCGAAACCTAGTCTTAGAGCCACAGGACACGCCCTATTGAAAGGAGAAACAGTGGCAATTCCCCCAGCTATATCCCCCACTTTTATGCCAAGTGCTGCAAAACCAGACTTAGAAAATGTTCCAGTAACAGGCATGCCTTCGGGTACCATCGCGAAGACAGGGTCCGTGGGAAGTGGTACAGAAAAAATGACTCCACCGCAGCATTTGCCattgcagccgcacatcagtatCGTAGCTAAGGGACGAAATACAGGCGTTGTTAGCGAGCCTGATATGGCTGCACTTACTGCGAAACCTAGCCTTGAAGCCACAGGAAGCGCAGTGTTAAAAGAAGAAACAGGGGCAAGTACTAATCAACCTATTCAGCAAGCCACAGGACGTGAAGCTCTAAATGCAGAAGCTGCCGCTATTAACCCAGTCTTATCATCTGCTGGTACTGCAAGATTAGCGCAGCCACCGTTAGTAAGTGCGTCATTATCTGGTGCGACTACAGACATCCCGAAGATTGGCCCGCTAAAAAGCGAAAAGCGACATATATTGAATCCACTACATTTGCTATTGGAGCGGCAATTGGTCACGTCAGCTAAAGGTCGGAATGGAGCCGGGTTTATAGAGCCAATGAAAACTGGAACTTATGAGGGTGCTATCcatgaagccaccggtaatgcaCCTATTCAAAGAGAACTTTCAACGATCCACCCACATTCATTACGTACTTATACAAGTAGAGTGCAAATGTCTCCAATAAATGTACTATTAACCAATACTCCAGTCTTGGCAACAAGCTCCCTCGAAAGGGACATGCGAAATAGAACAAAGGCAGTGCATTTGCCATTGATGCAGCACTTCGGCATTGTGGGTAAGGAGCACAGCAAATCCCGATTGATGGAGCTCAATATGACTGGAAATATTGAGCCTGCAACCGTTCAAGCGATTGGAAACACAGCAGTAAAACCAGAAGCTGCAGCTATTCCGTCAATTTTGTCGCCCAGTGGAACGCCTGTAGCATCATTGAATCAAACACTTTTTGAATTCCATAAGAACCACACAGCGGGAAATACCAAATCTTTTCGAGATCGCATCGCTTCATTCTGGGCCTCCGTTGTAAAATTTTTCAAGAAAATTACGCCTAGTTTCTTTAAAAGCACGGAATAA
- the LOC119390833 gene encoding uncharacterized protein LOC119390833 isoform X11 — protein sequence MPTGAITKTGSLESGPGKMTPPQHLPLQPLTTIVDKGPNIGVVSESTRTSLTAKPSLRATGHALLKGETVAIPPAISPTFMPSAAKPDLENVPVTGMPSGTIAKTGSVGSGTEKMTPPQHLPLQPHISIVAKGRNTGVVSEPDMAALTAKPSLEATGSAVLKEETGASTNQPIQQATGREALNAEAAAINPVLSSAGTARLAQPPLVSASLSGATTDIPKIGPLKSEKRHILNPLHLLLERQLVTSAKGRNGAGFIEPMKTGTYEGAIHEATGNAPIQRELSTIHPHSLRTYTSRVQMSPINVLLTNTPVLATSSLERDMRNRTKAVHLPLMQHFGIVGKEHSKSRLMELNMTGNIEPATVQAIGNTAVKPEAAAIPSILSPSGTPVASLNQTLFEFHKNHTAGNTKSFRDRIASFWASVVKFFKKITPSFFKSTE from the exons ATGCCTACGGGTGCCATCACGAAGACAGGGTCATTAGAAAGTGGTCCAGGAAAAATGACTCCACCACAACATTTGCCATTGCAGCCACTCACCACTATCGTAGATAAGGGACCAAATATAG GCGTTGTTAGCGAGTCCACTAGGACTTCACTTACTGCGAAACCTAGTCTTAGAGCCACAGGACACGCCCTATTGAAAGGAGAAACAGTGGCAATTCCCCCAGCTATATCCCCCACTTTTATGCCAAGTGCTGCAAAACCAGACTTAGAAAATGTTCCAGTAACAGGCATGCCTTCGGGTACCATCGCGAAGACAGGGTCCGTGGGAAGTGGTACAGAAAAAATGACTCCACCGCAGCATTTGCCattgcagccgcacatcagtatCGTAGCTAAGGGACGAAATACAGGCGTTGTTAGCGAGCCTGATATGGCTGCACTTACTGCGAAACCTAGCCTTGAAGCCACAGGAAGCGCAGTGTTAAAAGAAGAAACAGGGGCAAGTACTAATCAACCTATTCAGCAAGCCACAGGACGTGAAGCTCTAAATGCAGAAGCTGCCGCTATTAACCCAGTCTTATCATCTGCTGGTACTGCAAGATTAGCGCAGCCACCGTTAGTAAGTGCGTCATTATCTGGTGCGACTACAGACATCCCGAAGATTGGCCCGCTAAAAAGCGAAAAGCGACATATATTGAATCCACTACATTTGCTATTGGAGCGGCAATTGGTCACGTCAGCTAAAGGTCGGAATGGAGCCGGGTTTATAGAGCCAATGAAAACTGGAACTTATGAGGGTGCTATCcatgaagccaccggtaatgcaCCTATTCAAAGAGAACTTTCAACGATCCACCCACATTCATTACGTACTTATACAAGTAGAGTGCAAATGTCTCCAATAAATGTACTATTAACCAATACTCCAGTCTTGGCAACAAGCTCCCTCGAAAGGGACATGCGAAATAGAACAAAGGCAGTGCATTTGCCATTGATGCAGCACTTCGGCATTGTGGGTAAGGAGCACAGCAAATCCCGATTGATGGAGCTCAATATGACTGGAAATATTGAGCCTGCAACCGTTCAAGCGATTGGAAACACAGCAGTAAAACCAGAAGCTGCAGCTATTCCGTCAATTTTGTCGCCCAGTGGAACGCCTGTAGCATCATTGAATCAAACACTTTTTGAATTCCATAAGAACCACACAGCGGGAAATACCAAATCTTTTCGAGATCGCATCGCTTCATTCTGGGCCTCCGTTGTAAAATTTTTCAAGAAAATTACGCCTAGTTTCTTTAAAAGCACGGAATAA
- the LOC119390833 gene encoding uncharacterized protein LOC119390833 isoform X9, translated as MPTGAITQRGSLESGPGKMTPPQHLPLQPLTTIVDKGPNIGVVSESTRTSLTAKPSLRATGHALLKGETVAIPPAISPTFMPSAAKPDLENVPVTGMPSGTIAKTGSVGSGTEKMTPPQHLPLQPHISIVAKGRNTGVVSEPDMAALTAKPSLEATGSAVLKEETGASTNQPIQQATGREALNAEAAAINPVLSSAGTARLAQPPLVSASLSGATTDIPKIGPLKSEKRHILNPLHLLLERQLVTSAKGRNGAGFIEPMKTGTYEGAIHEATGNAPIQRELSTIHPHSLRTYTSRVQMSPINVLLTNTPVLATSSLERDMRNRTKAVHLPLMQHFGIVGKEHSKSRLMELNMTGNIEPATVQAIGNTAVKPEAAAIPSILSPSGTPVASLNQTLFEFHKNHTAGNTKSFRDRIASFWASVVKFFKKITPSFFKSTE; from the exons ATGCCTACGGGTGCCATCACGCAGAGAGGGTCATTAGAAAGTGGTCCAGGAAAAATGACTCCACCACAACATTTGCCATTGCAGCCACTCACCACTATCGTAGATAAGGGACCAAATATAG GCGTTGTTAGCGAGTCCACTAGGACTTCACTTACTGCGAAACCTAGTCTTAGAGCCACAGGACACGCCCTATTGAAAGGAGAAACAGTGGCAATTCCCCCAGCTATATCCCCCACTTTTATGCCAAGTGCTGCAAAACCAGACTTAGAAAATGTTCCAGTAACAGGCATGCCTTCGGGTACCATCGCGAAGACAGGGTCCGTGGGAAGTGGTACAGAAAAAATGACTCCACCGCAGCATTTGCCattgcagccgcacatcagtatCGTAGCTAAGGGACGAAATACAGGCGTTGTTAGCGAGCCTGATATGGCTGCACTTACTGCGAAACCTAGCCTTGAAGCCACAGGAAGCGCAGTGTTAAAAGAAGAAACAGGGGCAAGTACTAATCAACCTATTCAGCAAGCCACAGGACGTGAAGCTCTAAATGCAGAAGCTGCCGCTATTAACCCAGTCTTATCATCTGCTGGTACTGCAAGATTAGCGCAGCCACCGTTAGTAAGTGCGTCATTATCTGGTGCGACTACAGACATCCCGAAGATTGGCCCGCTAAAAAGCGAAAAGCGACATATATTGAATCCACTACATTTGCTATTGGAGCGGCAATTGGTCACGTCAGCTAAAGGTCGGAATGGAGCCGGGTTTATAGAGCCAATGAAAACTGGAACTTATGAGGGTGCTATCcatgaagccaccggtaatgcaCCTATTCAAAGAGAACTTTCAACGATCCACCCACATTCATTACGTACTTATACAAGTAGAGTGCAAATGTCTCCAATAAATGTACTATTAACCAATACTCCAGTCTTGGCAACAAGCTCCCTCGAAAGGGACATGCGAAATAGAACAAAGGCAGTGCATTTGCCATTGATGCAGCACTTCGGCATTGTGGGTAAGGAGCACAGCAAATCCCGATTGATGGAGCTCAATATGACTGGAAATATTGAGCCTGCAACCGTTCAAGCGATTGGAAACACAGCAGTAAAACCAGAAGCTGCAGCTATTCCGTCAATTTTGTCGCCCAGTGGAACGCCTGTAGCATCATTGAATCAAACACTTTTTGAATTCCATAAGAACCACACAGCGGGAAATACCAAATCTTTTCGAGATCGCATCGCTTCATTCTGGGCCTCCGTTGTAAAATTTTTCAAGAAAATTACGCCTAGTTTCTTTAAAAGCACGGAATAA